The Acropora muricata isolate sample 2 chromosome 4, ASM3666990v1, whole genome shotgun sequence genome contains the following window.
TACCGACGATGATATACCGATGAGGTTCGTCTCTGCCCACGATGGTGCCGATAACGTTGTATATGCTTTTCTCTTGTAGTTGATTGTTGACCTCCAATTTGATTTTGGTGCTGCTGTTTTTAAATCCAGGACCGACATGATACGTTATGCTTAATCCTCCCTGCCAAGATTCTGGAGCTTCTTCTCCTGCAACGATTGAAAAAAAGTTGACACTAGAAGTGACTACCTGATAGAGGGGAAAGTGCATTTTCAAACTATACTACGcttgaaagaagtgttatatggagtgcggtgtttgaaatcaaatgaagatatgatcctcgcactcgctggacaatttaagcaattgtctcatgaacctgaaaaattcaggtgactcaacgggattcgaacccatgcaccggcgtcgcagaggtaatgggcgaggatcatatcttcattgtACTACGCTTATTACTAAGCTGTACTACAGTTAGTGATATGTTGGACATTTCAGCCAATCACATACGAAAGCAATATTCTCCTATCCAGATCTTTCCTCTCTCCTTTCCAACTGATATCAACAGAATCTTATTTAGATATTTTAAATgattttacttttaattttgaaaaatcaaaTAATGTAGTTATAGGTCGTTGAATCTGAAGACGTCATTGATTTCTGTGTTCAATTCTCCACTTCATATTATAGTTAACATGGGTGAAAGGACTACCATAAAATATAGCGCTCGAAGGGAAGGGGCGAAACGATAATCAATTACCTCCAAGTCTTTGTAGTAGTTCCATCGCATCGCCATACGATATTGCCTGTGCTGGAATTCTTGGCAGCTCGCTTTCATTTGCTGGTCTCCGGAACATTCCCTTTGTCGCCGGAAGTACCGGAGTCAATGGGTCTCCATTGTAGGGACCGAACAAAATAGTTCCCTCTTGCACCCCATCCGAAGGTAGCCACCAACTATTAGGGTATACTTGATCACTTCTGTATCCTTTCTGCGCGGAGAAGCTTGGGTCGGCGTAAACTAAAGCCCCTGCTGCACCGTGTTTCTCTGCATTCCTAACCTAGAGATGAATCCAGGGAAACGcttaaaaaaaacgaaaatgcGCTTTATGAGCCGGGATGGTGCAGGCGTTAGAATAGTCTTACGTAAATTAGAGAGCTTATGCTATGATGAAATCTACGGTATGGAGAACGACAAAAGAAGACACTTAATTGAACAAAAAAGACCCAAAGCAAGATGGACACTCGCTTGCACAAGCGCACGTTCCACGTGCGTTAttacaatagctgttattacagttgagtcTCTAGGCAaaacttttttaatcaaaactgcatgcagacgaggctaatacGTCAAAACCGCCGATCATTGTAATAACAGTTATAGGCCACTtttaaaaataccataatactctttgtttgtccctccaaaattttgcataagtattgcttttattttctcttgggaccatagtaagtcccaggagaaaatggaaacaattttattccaaagtttggagggacaaacaaagagtatttggcatttttgaaagtggcctattgtagTTGAGCGAGAAATCAGTCAATCACGAATTTGGTTAACAGTTATTGACAGGGTATGAATACTTACGTTTCTTGAGCGAATGATGACAATGTTTCCCCGCACAGTGACGTTCATTTCAGCGAGCTTCTGGAAGTCCTGATCTCGTCCATAGTTAGCGTAGATCAGGTCTGCTTCCACTGTCCCACTGGGCGCATAAGCCAGGTAGGGATAATGATCGAAAGTGTCATTGCTGTTTGGTCCCGGAGAAATCTTCAAAATATCAACATCGATATGCAGTTTGTAATTCTTATAAAAGAAATTTGTGGAAGGCAAGGTATGCGCAAAAATCTTCAGTCTCGATCCCTCAAGGGGATGGCCTTTGTAAGGATGGTGGAATATTTCCCAGCAGTCTAGCTTCTGGTCTAAATTTCGAAATCAACATCTATCCATGTGTACGTTGCTAAAGTAGACATGGGTCGAGTGTTTTGGGGAACTAAGACAGCCAACTAAAACAACTAGTGACTTGTTTGGACGCCGTTTGGAGAGAAAATACTTCTTCTTCCCTTCTATGCCAAGGTTCGATCACTTCTTCTCATTTGTTTGTCTTCTTGTTTGCTTATTTGGCAAGACATAATAGCGAGATATAGGTTgccttcagttttttttctaaGAGCAACTGACCTAGGAATTGATATTGTACACCCATAGTTCCTTCATAAGAGCTCCAAGAAAAGTTTGTATTTCTCTTACTTTTATTTTTCCCGTTATGTTGTATATGGCTTCCCCATTATCCACAAGAGTTACTCTGTTAGGTTTGTTGCGTGTTGGATACGATAACAGCACTCTGTACTCCGGTTTCTCCACTTTGTCAAACCCAAACTTGGTCCAAAGTGCGGTCAATTTATTGGCAAGATCGAGCTGCCTTGGGCCTCCAGCAATATGAGGCTGTGAAGAAAATTCCCTgttaaaataaattcaaatgaaataagGTTTCGAATCAAATTGATATTACTTAAAACGGACAGCTGAATTGCACGGCGCAGTGAGCTAAGGAACAGCGCTTGCGTATACCGAATACcagaaacaaaagagaaaaggcTGGTAGTGGTTCTTTTGGACGTGTTGTCAGAGCGTTGTACCTTGACGACGCACCTCAACATTGCTGCGTAAACATCGATTTCATTTGAACATGCTAGCTCTCCTCCACGACAGACTTAAAGGGAGAGAAAAATCTGTCATTAAACCATGTGTTACAAGCCACTTCCCTTAGGGCTACGAACCAGCGACTATGTTCGCTGAGCACGGTCTGCTTTTGTATTAGAAAGTGGAATCGTTTATATTTCCATATACGTATGTAGTTTATGTACGTGGTACGTCATATTGCAGTATAATGTCAATTTAGCTGACGCATACACTGCGAATGGTCTCTGAGACCAGGCACATGGCGCGACGGAAGTGCCCGCATAGCGCGTATCCTCTCGAGTCTCTCTCGCGCGTATGTGCTTCGACCACTCGCAGTCTAGTTGGCGCAATTGCCTATTGTCCTCCTTTGCAGACCTCACTTTTCCTTGTCACGCATTCTCTCAGGCTTTCGGAAAATACGTAAATTCGTAATTCGTAATTCGCATGATCTAAAACAGACTTTGTAAGAGCTCTCAACAGCGGATGAAACGTCGAACAACAAATGTCGCGACTGCTTTGACATTTTTATTCCAAAAAGGAGACttgtagttttcaaatttttcgcTTAAGAGCTACAAATTTCCAGTCGCACCTTTTTTAACAAGAAGAAGCATATCTACAAATTTGCATTGTCCGTTTTTTTAACAAGAACAAGCAATATGTTATGAGTCTTTTCAGTGTCTGGTAAAATCAGTAAGTCATCAATGAAACACGCGGTAGTTCTTAGTTGCCTAATTTCTTAATCAGGGTAAAACCTGCTTCCGTTTTGACCTTACATTTGCTAATGCGTGGCCATAATGGTGTAATTTTGAGACGTCACGCTCATACTTGATGGCTATTTTGAATTTTGTGGaggtttctttgtctgtttgcGTGAAAGCAACATGTCTCTCTTTTCCTGTGACCTGTTTCCGATAACCTCAGGCAAAACCTTTAACAGTAGAGAGGAATAAGGAATCCTTCTATTTCTgaaattcttttgaaatttgaatgtAGAAACTGTTGAACAGAGACCAGCGAAGGTCAATTGgtcattttttcttcaattaaaGAGACCTTTAAAGTATTAACCATCGCAAACTTACAGTAGTCTCGTGATTACCTCATGACAGTCTCCAGATTCTCGACGCTAACTGACTGTTGAAAGATTTCATGAAAGTCTTCGAGGCTGATTTTGTCATCAGTGTCATCGATTCTTAGGTTGTTAGTGTCGCAGCTTTTTTCATGTTCCTTCGATGTTCGAGTAAAATAGCCAGCCAAGAATCCGATTGAAAATAGGGCAGCTGCACCAAGGAGACAACCAAGTACGATCAACAAGGATCTTCTGTTTTTGCCTTGAACTGGTCTTACTCCTCCCAATGAATTGGATTCTTTGGCCATGAACTCATATTTGTCTGCAATTTTTTCAGCTATTTTGCTCATTTTCTTCTCTATAATTTAGCCCTTCTCCGTCACAACAGGTCTACTATGCTGACGCTATGAGCGCCTGTACCGTGACAGTCTAAGGAAATTGAGCTGATTTTACGCCAAAATATTTTCTCCAATCTCCCAGACTGCTTAATCCGACATGCAAATGGCTCTCTCCCCGCCCCTAAGGATGGCACAATATATTGCTATTTACCTAATAGCTTTTGAGTTTTCGCTGCTTTCTAGCAGCTTATAAGGATTGCCTTGGTCGTTGAGTACCTAATGCACATAATACGATAGCCCGTTTCTTGTTTCCTCTCACGACACGAAAATTTCCACCGATCACTCGCTTCTTTACTCTTTCAGTTTATTTAGTCTTGCGTTCGAAGAATTAATAATTGCCACGTCGCAGCCTCGGGGTACGCAAGATAAAGATCGATTCTGCAATTTCGTGTGAAATGAGACATGTCTTTTGGAACCCTTTAATTACCACCTTGTTTATTCAATAAACAGATCGAGAAATTTTTTGGAAAACcccttcccttttttttcttttttttccttttgtgtgtTTGATACTGCCTATTTGTGACCAGAATCAATTGTTTATCATCCACAACTGAAATTTGATATGATTGTGTAggtaaaatacaaaaatttttcctttttttttggactGTATGCTAATTCTTCGTGTGATTTGGTCGACTGGTTATTGATACGCATTACCTTCAGTCAGCGTGTTCTTCTGTGATTGGTCTGATTCCATGAGCGTTGGTCCCTCTTGAAATTATTAATCCATTCTAAATTCCAGCCCCTAAGAGTTAACTGGAGGTAGTCAGCAGTATAGATTGCCTCCTCATAAATGAGACACCATATGCAGAGTTCGTTTGTTCTTCCGACTGATATAAAAGGCATGCGAGCTTGGCAGCGACGCTCTCTATCTGATCTCATGCACTTCCTGTCTTTTGAAAAGGTTCCTCGAAGGTCTTTTCAACTCCAAAATAGTCTTTGTTGTACAAGGAAAGAGGAAAACTTCCTAGCAGCTCTTCACTGGGTGTCCAAATTGTAGTATGAGAGTCTGCTTCTGTTTCCCTGATGGCTCCAATGGACAAAAGATGATTGGATTTGTCATATACAAGCATAATGCTGCAACGGTGTGCACTGTTGCAGAACAATTCCTTTTTCCTCAGTGTCCTACTTACGGATCTTCCACGGACCTTTGACACCCTTAGTATCCCAAAATTTTCGTGAATAATAACATACTTTTCTTCATTGAGAGCCTTAAATAATCAAACGCAGTTAAAAGAACTCGTCATGCTTCCAAAAGGAGGATCCCAAAAAGTCCATGCTCCGACCCAATAAGCGACCAC
Protein-coding sequences here:
- the LOC136915062 gene encoding putative N-acetylated-alpha-linked acidic dipeptidase, whose protein sequence is MSKIAEKIADKYEFMAKESNSLGGVRPVQGKNRRSLLIVLGCLLGAAALFSIGFLAGYFTRTSKEHEKSCDTNNLRIDDTDDKISLEDFHEIFQQSVSVENLETVMREFSSQPHIAGGPRQLDLANKLTALWTKFGFDKVEKPEYRVLLSYPTRNKPNRVTLVDNGEAIYNITGKIKISPGPNSNDTFDHYPYLAYAPSGTVEADLIYANYGRDQDFQKLAEMNVTVRGNIVIIRSRNVRNAEKHGAAGALVYADPSFSAQKGYRSDQVYPNSWWLPSDGVQEGTILFGPYNGDPLTPVLPATKGMFRRPANESELPRIPAQAISYGDAMELLQRLGGEEAPESWQGGLSITYHVGPGFKNSSTKIKLEVNNQLQEKSIYNVIGTIVGRDEPHRYIIVGNHRDSWSFGAVDALSGTTVTNEIARLLGMLLEKGWRPRRTIKICSWGGEEFNLIGSHEWVEENAHILTERAVAYINLDIAVCGDHVLRARTSPLFKQVTYKWARQVKNPQHLEANDTMYDIWLKRTPSDINNSEPMIFNLFSSSDYASFYQYLGIPSADFGYWFGYGSTTSLYPVYHTQQDTFYWVKKFVDQKFQVHKAMTQFSGGMLLDLADEPLLPFDIMNYAKALKYSFQVLNTSSHFSVNNISLSALQDAITGFLDTSKRFESKKSDPTEHKSTSRLRMLNDQMVNVEKAFIYPYGLPGKIQSRHVAFNYGFHNLKPGKATFPGVTEALHMAEISNDWNTARKQVSIAIYSVQSANQVLKEPMK